The following coding sequences are from one Anaerolineae bacterium window:
- a CDS encoding ATPase P → MLEITIPGYKKLQLAHLVLDYNGTLARDGQLLPGVKERLNTLSTQLEIHVITADTFGNVQAALAGVATECFILPPDSQDVGKLKYIEKLGPEVTVCVGNGRNDRLMLAEAALGIAVLQEEGAAGQALMAAQVVAADICAALDLLLHPLRLAATLRS, encoded by the coding sequence ATGCTGGAAATCACTATCCCCGGCTACAAAAAATTACAACTGGCTCACCTGGTTTTGGATTACAATGGCACCCTGGCCCGAGATGGGCAACTGCTGCCGGGGGTCAAAGAACGTTTAAATACCCTGTCAACGCAACTGGAAATCCACGTGATCACGGCAGATACCTTTGGCAATGTCCAGGCCGCCCTGGCCGGTGTTGCGACTGAATGTTTCATCCTCCCTCCCGACAGCCAGGATGTGGGCAAGCTTAAATACATAGAAAAATTGGGGCCGGAGGTAACTGTGTGCGTCGGCAACGGGCGAAACGACCGTTTGATGTTAGCCGAGGCTGCATTGGGCATTGCCGTTTTGCAAGAAGAGGGCGCCGCCGGGCAGGCGCTAATGGCGGCCCAGGTAGTGGCCGCCGATATTTGCGCCGCGCTGGATTTACTGCTTCACCCGTTGCGATTGGCAGCCACCCTGCGTTCTTAG
- a CDS encoding response regulator transcription factor, whose product MMKALVVDDDRVLADVVAFTLRREGFTVTRAYDGEAALQRWVEEQPDLIILDVNLPKLDGFTICQRIRQEADTPILLLTVRDEEDDIVRGLELGADDYITKPFSPRQLVARAQAVLRRAGRKIAPAIRQVGRLTLDPSRREIRLGPDGETISLTPLESQLLDYLMLNVGHVLTIEAIIEHVWGAEGGDRDMLRQLVHRLRGKITQATPDSPPKHPGPIPDESGRQIPRIETIPGLGYGLSLDSESPSS is encoded by the coding sequence ATGATGAAAGCATTAGTAGTGGATGACGACCGCGTGCTGGCCGATGTGGTGGCTTTTACCCTGAGACGCGAGGGCTTTACCGTAACGCGGGCTTACGATGGTGAAGCCGCCTTACAACGTTGGGTTGAAGAACAGCCCGATTTGATTATCCTGGACGTCAACCTGCCTAAACTCGATGGATTTACCATTTGCCAGCGTATCCGCCAGGAAGCCGACACCCCCATTTTGCTGCTCACCGTGCGCGACGAAGAGGACGACATTGTGCGTGGCCTGGAACTGGGCGCCGACGATTACATCACCAAACCCTTTAGTCCTCGCCAGCTTGTGGCCAGGGCGCAGGCCGTGCTCCGGCGCGCCGGTAGAAAAATCGCCCCGGCCATCCGGCAAGTGGGCCGGTTAACGCTTGATCCCAGCCGCCGGGAAATTCGTCTGGGGCCAGACGGGGAGACCATTTCCCTGACCCCCCTGGAAAGTCAACTCTTGGATTATCTCATGCTCAACGTGGGCCACGTGCTCACCATTGAAGCCATCATTGAACACGTTTGGGGCGCCGAAGGCGGCGACCGGGATATGCTGCGCCAACTGGTGCATCGCCTGCGCGGAAAAATCACCCAGGCTACCCCTGACTCGCCGCCAAAACATCCCGGTCCAATTCCAGACGAGTCTGGCCGGCAGATTCCCCGTATTGAAACCATCCCCGGCCTGGGCTATGGCCTTAGTTTAGACTCTGAGTCGCCATCTTCTTGA